In Tsukamurella tyrosinosolvens, the genomic window GCGTCGCCGAGCTCCGGGAGGGTGTCTGGACCCGCCCCGCGAACCTCCGCCGCCGCTGGCCGCAGGCCCTCCTCGACGTCTCGGTCTGCTTCGAGTCCCGACCCACCTCCGACCCGGCGGCACTCGCCGCGCAGCTGTGGGACCTCCCCGCCTGGTCCGCGCGCGGCAACGAGTACCTGGCGCTGATCGCGGCCGTCGACGACGAGCCCGCCAGGTTCCGGACCATGGTCGCGGCGGTGCACCACCTGCAGACCGACCCGCTCCTCCCGGCGGAGTTCCTGCCCGTGGACTGGCCCGCCGCCCAGCTGACGTCGTTGTACGACGACTACCGCGCGTGGCTCGCCGAGCTCCGCGACAGCCTCGCGCCCGTCAGATAGCGCCCGAATCCCTCGTGGGGCGGCTGCCCGCGTCCGGCCCGGTGAGGACCGCAGCCAGACCGATCGCGACTATGCACGCTCCTGTGACCCATCCCCAGCCGACGGCGGCGGCTGC contains:
- a CDS encoding PaaX family transcriptional regulator C-terminal domain-containing protein gives rise to the protein MDSALVPPVTARSAVLSLLLGANPPTLSGREIIGAMDLFGITESTTRVALTRMVANGDLTRDRGVYTLSERLAQRQRYAQPPEQRDWTGTWEMAVVTATGRSAADRVALREEMRRQRVAELREGVWTRPANLRRRWPQALLDVSVCFESRPTSDPAALAAQLWDLPAWSARGNEYLALIAAVDDEPARFRTMVAAVHHLQTDPLLPAEFLPVDWPAAQLTSLYDDYRAWLAELRDSLAPVR